A window of Macrobrachium rosenbergii isolate ZJJX-2024 chromosome 58, ASM4041242v1, whole genome shotgun sequence genomic DNA:
GAAACATATGCCGTGTATTTTCCCTAAAGCAGGTGTCTCCAGATGTTAACCTTCATATTCCCAAGAAGTCTTTTGAGTGGTTTTGCTAAACCCTTTTCCTTTACTAACTATAATTGAAACCCGCGACTGTCAACTAACTACCAGCAAACTGTGGATAATCTATAAGTTTTCAGTGGGAAACTTTGTGATTAGTTCCCTTACTATCCACAGCTTTTTAACCAGTGATAAAACATATGGTTCACTCTTTCCAAAATTTACACCCAAAGTCTTTCAACTGTTCTTATCCTTAATCAAGTCCATGAAGTTTTGGTCACGGCCTTATCCGTCTTTCCAAAACGTCTTGATTCACCCATGCTCCTAAAGCTAAACCTGTGGAACACGTtcgcttatcaatttttttttttcagcctctcAGACATATAATATTTGAAAGTGAAGTTTGCGTTTTGATAGCTACATTTTCTGTAGAGACCAGACACGTACTTAGTCGCTTGAAcaactttttcctctttatatttgcctcttttttttccttttatggagCAATTTTCTCTAATCCCAGAGAAAGTTTTGTTGTTCCATCACTTCATATAGAGTTGCATTGCAGATTTTCCGTCAGATAAGTAACTCTGCACTTCCTATTCGTATTCATTCCATCTGTATTATGTTGATATTGTTTTTGGAATTGCTCTCGAGAGCTGCTTCACTGTATGCTGTCTTCACTTTATAGGGTTCCTTGTACATGTCAGTACTCGCAAACAGGCTGCCTTTGGGTGACTTATAAGTTTTGTGTATAGAATAAAAACTGTTTCTGACTTTCTTTGTGTTTTCTGGAATGTTTAGTTTTTTGCGTTCGTTTTGTGACCTGCCGGACAAGGGATACAATAATTGACTTTTGAATTTGGCTTAAGTGAAAAACCCATAATAATGGATTTCATGCATCTTAATATTCACTATTCCATTCATACCCATAATTACTCTTAGGCTTAAGAATCATGATATTTGGCTTGAGATTTAATAGGGACAAGGGAAAATAATAGTGTGTGAAGTAGATGAAATTCTTTCATACAAAGATAATACTGCGTGCATTCTGGAAGAGTGTTTAACAAGTCTCCAAAGCCAGGGAACTTGGCCAGTAATTGCCTTACACTGAGGCTCAGGTAAATCAACACATAAAATTTCATATGTGATACAAGTGTCCATTTATCTGACAGAGAAGCAAAGTTTGCCATATCCCATTGTATAGTAGTGTGGTTATTAAAACCCCATGGCGTCCTAGTTGACATGAGAAGTGAATCAAGTATCTGGTGGCCAGAATACCATATTTGTTGCAATCGCGATTAAATAAAATGGTGAGGCCAGCAACATCTCAAAAGACTCCCTGTGAACCAGGATGACACATTTTTCCATTGCCTTCTTTAGGGAAAACccttacatactgtatgtatatatatatatatatatatatatatatatatatatatatatatatatatatatatatatatatatatatatatatatatatgtatgtgtgtatgtatgtatgtatgtatgtatgtatatgtataaaatttacacacacacacatatatatatatatatatatatatatatatatatatatatatatatatatatatatgttatggcaTGAGCTTTTAAACCGAGATACTCGAGGTTCAAATCCCTGGCTAGATTCTAGAGATGTGGACATGCCATGATATGGTAGTTGACAACTGCGAGCTGCAGCTAGGGAGAGAAATGCATGGCGTAGTAAAGTTATCCGACAACACTGGCTGAATAACGAAAGGGTAACATCTGGAGACATCCTCTCAAGGTGTATAGGAATTTTTAGGTGAATATAAATGAAGCATCGTCTTCATCATTCCACTACATGGTCCCTAGTTCAAACCCCACTCATGTATGACAGAATTCACAGAAATCCTCTCGTCTCTTTATTGTGAGCTAGGAATAGGGCAGTTGGCGCCGAGACTAAGTGATGCAGCGTTGACTCACAATTGCTAGAACGGCATCCTCACAGAGTCACAAGTCGACCCAGCTGTAAGTGAATACTAGCATCTTCTGAGGTCAAGAACAAGATTATACTGGTGACATCCTCTTCAAATTGGAAGAAGACACatctttaataattatatatacactatatatatatatatatatatatatatatatatatatatatatatatatatatatatatatatatatatatatatatatatatatatgtgtgtgtgtgtgtgtgtgttgtgtgtgtgtgtgtgtgtgtttataactgaatgacgaagatatggaacgtgatgaatgtataattaaAGGCAATTGCCACGTAGCGGAAAATGAaacacggagtggttgctaggcctttcgacttattgtcctttactctgctaagtaaaCGACAGTAAATCACcccgtgtttcacttttcccttcgtgatatttgtatttattcatatatatattatatatgtatgtgtgcatatatatatatatatatatatatatatatatatatatatatatatatatatatatatatatatatatatatatatatatatatatatatatatatatatatatatatatatatatatatatatatatatatatatatatatatatatatatataaacttaattttccttttagattGATATACTCCATTCATGGTTTACAGAGATAAAAGATAATCCCTGATGGGAAGAAAAAATGTCTTTCTTGTCTTCAGATTTACATAAGTTAAACATTACTGAAATTGTAAAATGACGATctattttatatcctttttttttcaaagtgacaGGCAGAGAGATAGAGATCACGATAATGTTTCCCTGCAACAAgactttattttcatctctccaaaataccaaaacaaaaacccttggtttttttctttaagaaaaagcTTTTTCTTTGAACCAGCTTAATTTCTCTCTCCAGATGTCCTggagaaatagaaggaaaatgtgTCATTTGTTAAGGGCAAGATTTTGGGATAAATGATGTTGGTCGTAACACAACAGCAACATCTTCAAAGCAGTCACTGAAAGACGATGAACAGTCACTCTGTGTCAAACGTGTTGCATTTTATCGTTGACGCCAGCCATCTTGTCTGTATTATAAAGGTCACCTTCCTTTTTTTGCCGAAATTCTTGGAGTGTTTGGTCTGTGGGCGGAGCAAATGACTGCCAGGAGTTGAACACAAAGGTGGGTGGGGCTTTTGCATATTCTCCTCCCACTATCTCTATTCATCggtagggatctctctctctctctctctctctctctctctctctctctctctctctctctctctctctctcatggatacacgcacacacactctctctctctctctctctctctctctctctctctctctctctctctctctctctctcatggatacacacacacagtttctctctctctctctctctctctctctctctctctctctctctctctctctctctctctctctcgtacacagtAGCTTTCATTAATGAGTTGAATATTATGGGCAACTTCATCTCAATAAAGTGGATAATAACGAGCCTCTAGTGAAAAGAATGTCATGATTTGTGTTGAGTATTAATGTGCGAACACACAAAGAACAACAGCAATTAAAATAGCTCCctcaaatgataaatattatcatGAATATGCATTCCCGTTATTGAGTTAGGGATAACATTCGTTTAACCTTTATTCGTGTTTCGGAGGGACTTAGAAAGAAGTTATTCACCGGTCGTCGGATGGcagaggaaggaaggcaggaaggaaggaactaTGGGAGATAAACCTGGAAAgagaatggaaggggaagggaatagTTCTCGTaatgctttttttcttcttcttcttgtccgtGACTGTTTGTGAATTTGTATGCGTCGTCATTCTTCTGTTAACTAATTCCATAAACATAATTCATGTTTTTGGTACATTCCCGTGATACATTTACAGGTTCAGATTGTCAATATCATTTTCCTCTCTCATCATCTAGTAATTTGGCGATTCGTATGAGTACCATAGTATTGGCAAAGAGATTTTTAAATAGTCAGTTAACAGTTTCAAGGATGTTCGATCTTATTTTGCTAATTGGATTATTGGCTATGAAGTAATTTTCTTAATGATTGAAAGTTGTGTTGCATTTTACTAATGTTATATGTTGACACACTCTCAAACAACCATCATACCATCTTATGCTTAGTTGCGTTCAATTATTTGCAGTATCTTTTCAAGGGAACATTTTCATGTCTAGCACTAGGATTATTAATaggttgattctctctctctctctctctctctctctctctctctctctctctctctctctctctctctatatatatatatatatatatatatatatatatatatatatatatatatatatatacactatccatatgtacagtatgtctatatatatgcatgtgcatatatatgtctaACTGaatcacaaattatatatatatatatatatatatatatatatatatatatatatatatatatatatataaaagagaggaaagagagagagagagaattccataacctcacacacacatatatactgtgtatgtatatgtatgtatatatatatatatatatatatatatatatatatatatatatatatatatatatatatatatatatatatatatatatatatctttgaactTTCTCTAGGGCGCAATATTCATGCATTTaccttaaaactttatttcttcacgtaaattctctctctctctctctctctctctctctctctctctctctctctctctctctctctctctctctctctcgtcctgaaTGATCAGAGTCGCAGGTCTAATCAAAGTTTCAGTATTCATATTGTGGCTTTATAGGAAAACATATCCTAAATTGTCACGGCGTCGCTGTTACCATACCATGGCAGTACATCCTAGTATAATCGATTCGAGAATTGATAGAAAGTCTACTTCATGGGAAAGTACTATTTGTACGATGGTGTCTAACCCTTTCACGGAAATCTGTTGTAACTTTTGTTCTTTGAACAATAATTCGTACCAAACTCTTCCATTAGGTTTGGTAGGTCCATTGGtagtgaatttatatttttacggctcgtattattatgattagtattagtttccatttttcatggaacatattcctgggaataatttctcctttttattttcttcttttatctgcAGTATGACGTTCACCACTCCtactatattttgtttataacatATAGTTGGttataaatgtttaaagaaaattgataaatattacatgggtaaaagaaaatatttgtttagaaTTGAAGCACGAATATAACACAATGGTCTTTGTACCTGATTTAATGTCAGTACCAACAAACACTTGTTAATCCTGTACCATCATGAGAGGCCGATGCATTACAACTGGGTTAGTCGAAGGATAGAACTTTACTCACCTGGGAAATTCAGAGAGCCAAAATATTCTGAAGTTTGTCATCATGATCCCTACCTCGTGGTAATTccaatgctttattttatttgaattctgATCTTATATACTTCAGATGATACTGGCATccagatacaaaagaaaaaactgcatcTTTGAAGAATTATTTCATACCATCccttatatataaagtaatgtatAACAGTTGATATTGATCCTGAGCTTTGAACGGgccaaaatttttgtaaaaaatatatcgcAATCACGGACATACAGGGACATATCGAAAGGCCATAAATTATTCTACCATATTTCACTTCGTTTAACGCCCAGCGTTTTGAAGACTTAATTTTGATGTTTGAAGTTTCCTCGTAccacccccacccaaaaaaaaaaaactctcgctGAAAGGAAATGGCTAAATAAAATGCTTGTaacattttactttcaaataGTTTAAGTGCAGTTCTAGTGCATATTCCCGTATGATTAATATCTTACGCCTTGCTATTTGACATGAAGTAAATATACTGAAAGCGTGCGTCCAAGTACTTATGTTTGGACTTTAGTACAAAATTTTGTACTTGTACttcaaattttttaaagcaaCGCACCTGTATTTTGGCCGaaagtacttgaaaaatcaagtacTTTTAAGCACTTTTCAAGTAtagtacagtaataattatgcaggtACGGTagcataaagaattaaataagtatAACTGCTAACTGCTTTTACTCTGACTAAGCAgattataataagatattttacttatattagtgtaaagtgtatgtatgtaagttattAAATGATTATAGCAATAATATTAAGTTGACATCAGTTATAGCTACTAATGCACAGCAGAGTTACTAGACTATCTGTAAATTGTCGTGCCATAGGTGCCTGGTCTATTTAGCTGAACACAACCACCCATAGggggtaagtttttttttttttttttttttttaagttgtaagGTTTTTGTATTACCATCTGTAGGAATATAAATTAGCTTGACATTGTGCTGCACATGTAAAAATCTTGACGTTTATATTGAACACCACCAGTCTCTTGACCTTcattttgtaagaaggttttttgTCTTATGCCTGCTGGCGTGGCTAACTGTATTTTGGCCTATAAATATAGATTTATCATAACACGGCTCAAGACATAATGTTCTAGACAGTGTTTTGGTCATATGTGGATTTATTTTGGTGTTAAAACAAGGCAAATAAATGTGACAACTGCCATAACCTGTCCAATAACAGTCTGCAGTTTCAACCCCCCCTGCTGATAACTTATTTCCTGCAGTATGGACACACCTTTACATGAGCATTTAATAGGAATTtgtaaggatgaataaaaatcagaagattttttacttcaaaaatatcaaaatttcacaaaatcgaGCCAAATTTGAGAATGAATACGCATATAAGGCGTgggaagacagagaaaaatttcctttcaagAGTGGAAGTATAGTTGTCAGCATGgaaataaaacatcaagaaatggACGAGAGCATCTTCGAAAGATTACTGGCGGCTTTGTGAAGCAGCCCACCTAGAGAGAGACATTCTCTGCCCTGCATTGCTGAAGGACGTCTGGCGAAAATACGTGGCTGACGCCATAGTTAATCTCAAGACACTGAAGAAAACCTGACTGAAGAAAATCGTGCTTTGCGAGCGCAGCTTCAGGGAGAAGAGTGCAAACGTCACGCTGGGGATTCAAGATCGGCCAGCGTCCAGAATTCAGCAGACCGGTGGGCAGACAGACTGACGAAAATCTCAAACTTCATGGGAAAATTGTTTGCCTTGGGTAACGAACATGGTGGACTCAAGAGACAGATCGGAGATTCGAAAAGGCAGTTGCAAAACGACCAAGTTATATGAGGACGAACAAGAGAGGCTGGGAATTTTGATATTCATTATGATCACGAAATCCAAGTGTATGGGCAACTGATAGATGATATcacgaggaaaaagaagagaaagaggtctgAAACATCAGCTTTGAAGCATCAAGTCAATCCTTTGAACAAGAGGACGGAACAGTTGGAGAACGCGAATAACCAGTTGATCCAAGCAATCGACCTGCAAGCATTGGCAGCAGAGATTCAAATTGAAGCTAAGAGAAGAATTCAAAACAGTGATGGGCGTTAATGATAGACACTGCAGAATGAGATCGTCTCGTGGAGAAGGTGAATGACTGCGTGAAGCAGACTGCAGAGCCGAAGATGAAAACTAGAAGAGACTAAGCAAGAGAGAACAGTCATGTAAATGCCTTGAACGAGGAAGTGCACCGGATGGTGAAGACTCACAACGAATTACGTCATCAGGCTGCCGATCTGCAAGCGCAAGTGATGGACAAGGAGAGAGAATCTCGTgagttaaatgaagaaaagaaacaaataaagaacgTTGCGGACAAGGAGATAAGAATCTGAAAGACAACGTGGAAGATCTCTCGAACGAAATTAAATCTCTTCTGAAAGTGAATGAATTTGgctataacaaacaaataaacgatCTCAAAGGCCAAGTCACTAAAGCTGAGTTGGAGAATGAAATACTTGATAGTGTAAAGACggacaaaataaaggaaacagtAGTCATGTACATTTAACAGAAGAGAAGGGTAATATGATAACCCGTTTAAAACACAAGACCGATAACTTAGAGAAGACATACAAGAACTGAAGAATGTTGGCTACAGAAAGGCAGGCAAGGAAGTGGAATTCAAGCGCATGTGACAATATAACTATGGAGAAATTTAACggtggagaaagaggaaaaaagcgTCTGAACAGCATACCTGCATTTTATTAATTACtatattactataattaaatATGTTGGTGAAATCAGAAGATATGGCTTAGTTTTGGAAGAATCTTAGTATTTAGGTGCAAGTAGGTTCGCGTAGAGCTCTCAGCTGTGTGATTTAGAAGGAAACTGATTTGTTGGAGAATGCTTAAGGTAAATTAGTTATTATGTATGCGCAAAACTGTATTCGAAAAGGGTGCAAGTAAGTTCGCGTAGAGCTCTCAGCTGTGTGATTTAGAAGGAAACTGATTTGTCGGAGAATGCTTAAGGTAAATTAGTTGTTATGTATGTACAAAACTGTATTCGAAAAGAGAACACTGAATCACTGTTTATTTCAAATCActcctttttctcccattttaccTTTCAGCTGCACTAACATCAAAGTCACGTTTAAGAAACCAGTAGAACTCTTCAAAAAACCATGCAAGAAACCTGTGGTTTAGTTATGGCTTGAGCTTGTTTGcttaaacttaaaaaagaaattttgtaatatataaccACCTAAGAAAGCATAAATAGGAGAATTCCTTCAACTCATGGAgacaaagaatgaaggaaaaataggGATAAATAAAGGTATTTGTCATTTCgatatgataaaaaggaaaaaataatagagTATGAAGAATGGATAGAATAAAGGGAAAGACTATTAGGTAAAGTATAGAACAGTTGCGCAGTTGTCGTCCTGTTATGTACGATATCACTGAAGGAGttcggagaaaaaaaatatatatatatatatatatatatatatatatatatatatatatatatatatatatatatatatatatatatatatatatatatatatatatatatatatatatatatatatatatatatatatatatatatatatataatatgtatataagaacAACAAATGAGAACCAATCAAAGGGGAAGACAAACAAAAGCAGTAATCAGCAGCAGCAAGCAGGGAAGAATAACAATTGAGAACCAGTCGAAggggagaaacaaacaaaagcagaacaCAAGCAGTAATCAGCAGCAGCAAGCAGGGaagaacaacaaatgaaaatcaatcgGAGGGGAGAAACAAAAAATCAGAACATAAGCAGTAATCAGCATCAGCAAGCAGGGAAGAACAACAAATGAGAACCAGTCGGAggggagaaacaaacaaaagcagtaaTCAGCAGCAGCAAGCAGGGAAGAACAACAAGTGAGAACCAGTCGaaggggaaaacaaacaaaagcagtaaTCAGCAGCAGCAAGCAGGGAAGAACAACAAGTGAGAACCAGTCGaaggggaaaacaaacaaaagcagtaaTCAGCAGCAGCAAGCAGGGAAGAACAACAAATGAGAACCAGTCGaaggggaaaacaaacaaaagcagtaaTCAGCAGCAGCAAGCAGGAAAGAACAACATGGCCATGTGCATATTTGCACAAAGGACCCTTGGTGGGTATCCCATGGTGACTCCGTCTACTTGCCGAAATTATTCCTCCCGGTGAGAAAGGAAAGTGGCCTCCGCAGTACTGGCCTTCAGCTTATCTCGGAGGACATCTTCGGAAATAGGCAGCGGGCTCTTGTTGGACCTGCATACACGATCAAGGATGATGCTGATCGTTTCGTCGACGGGAACATTCGAAAATAAACTTTCTACGTCGAGTGAGGTGATGTCATCTTCCGGCCCTTTTCATGCATGAGGTCAGTGAACTCCGCTGCTGATTTCAGTGAAAATGCGCCGGAGGGAATTATTTCGGCAAGTAGACGGAGTCGCCATGGGATCCCCACTAGGGGCCCTCTGTGCAAATATGTACATGGCCACTGTCGAAGAAAGAACCTTCCGAGAGTATCAGAAACCAAAGATTTATGGGCGGTACATCGACGACATATTCTTCACAATAAAAGAAACCGATGATGCCAGAAAACTAGCAGATGCTCTGAAAAGAAACTCGCTGCTCAACTTCACCACAGAGCACAGCCAGCAGAAGACTTTACCGTTTCTTGACGTCCTGATGAAACAACAAGAAGGACAGTTTAAAACGACCGTGTATGTAAAAGCAACGAATGCTGGCCGTTGCTTGAACGCACGAGGAGAATGTGATgatgccataaaggcgaaacagctgtcgcgacaaaaatcaataaaaggaagaaggaagtctgcgcatttttcaccagaaatggaCGAACGAGAATCAAAAAAACTCAaacggtatgaagatacctgcaagaaacttactgATGCCACTAAGACAATTGCTttcaacgaaatatatatatgcgcacatatacacatatttctctctctctctctctctctctctctcatatctctctctctctctctctgtatatatatatatatatatatatatatatatatatatatatatatatatatatatatatatatatatatatatatatatatatatatatatatatagagagagagagagagagagagagagagagagagagagagaaagtatttataAGTACAGATtccgatatttatatatagacattgtACTGTATAAATTCTATTGTGTTATCTGGTTACTGTTGTCTGATATTTGTTATTGTTCTTATTGTCTTTACTCATGGCATTCATTTTTGAATTTTGCCGAATGTTTTGTAGAGTGGAGTTAGATTTTAACGCTGCCTTTAGGAGCCGAGTGCCATtctcccccctccttttttttattcttattaatttttctgtacgTGCAAACTTAGTTTTCTTAACcctcattgtttttatatctttatttttttcataaaattgtctcttctcctttcttatatattacatatgggTCTTAATTCTGTGAAAAGCATCTATGAAAATTATTGGCCTTTTATGTTGTTGTGAAAAATGATACTGAGAGCACTAAGAATATTACTTGAAATCCAAATACTACTTGAAACCCATACTTTCACTCATATAAAGTAATGACTTTTGATGAAAATGGTGTTCTGTGCCTTTTGGAAGTTACTCTTGAAGTTAAAGGTGTTTAGTTCTTTTTCGTATTGTTTTATCTTAATGACTTGAAAAACAAACGCATACATTATGTCAAAAATTTTATCGTGTACTCGAGGTAATTTTAATTGGCAGAGGAAAAGGGCGCAGTGCCTCGTAAAGAAACTGATTTTGCTTTCTCTTCCGCCGATGATGCTCATCGTGATGCTGGTGCAGCGCCGGACAGTGACAATTaccatattttgatattaatgttgTGAAGTCCATAATTAATTACGACGGAATACTAATTAATGTCAATATGCAGTCATAGAATGTAAATTAGATGGACCCAGATACTTCCTGCCTATTTATCCATGATGAATAACGATTATTTGTTGCGTGGGGATAAAGGATTCAACCGACTCCATCTGCTGCTGATGGATGGGTTGTCGCATAATGCACTTCCCTTTCAAGTATATAATAAATGGGGACGggagggaaatgaaaatatagggcttttctccattttaagattaAATTCGCCCATT
This region includes:
- the LOC136837239 gene encoding uncharacterized protein, producing the protein MGSPLGALCANMYMATVEERTFREYQKPKIYGRYIDDIFFTIKETDDARKLADALKRNSLLNFTTEHSQQKTLPFLDVLMKQQEGQFKTTVYVKATNAGRCLNARGECDDAIKAKQLSRQKSIKGRRKSAHFSPEMDERESKKLKRRFDFKDLPPGVWEDRE